A genomic segment from Pseudosulfitobacter sp. DSM 107133 encodes:
- a CDS encoding molecular chaperone HscC, with translation MAQPIIGIDLGTTNSLISVFEDGAPRLLANALGHLLTPSVVSLDGDKVLVGEAARDRQTTHPKDTAAAFKRAMGTDTRFQLGRKKLRAEELSSLVLRKLKDDAEATLGQTIRDVVVSVPAYFNQGQRQATMAACAMAGLNAVRLVNEPTAAALAYGLQDRDGESQFLVFDLGGGTFDVTVLEHFDGVMEVKASSGDAFLGGEDFSEALAKAMADKIGTPWAKLGKDAQQQLRLQADVAKRHLSGKDDFEARLKLDGAHHTLSLSRADFETACAPLIKRLHRPIERCFYDTGLDTDALDRVILVGGATRMPMIRQMVARQFKRLPEMTIDPDHAVALGAAVQAALVAEDRALEDVVMTDVSPFSVGIETATKLKNGTVIGGFFQPIIERNTPLPASRQDSFSTMDDNQTQLRVDIYQGEAPKVGDNVHLGQFNLDVPKGKAGHEGMFVRITYDPSGLIEVEATSITTAKKASLVIRDNVSNLTEADIAKRLKQMQAFKMHPREDEENTAFLARIRRLYEMASGDDRHLLQGMLMEFEGALEGQDPAEISRMRGDMGGTLDRIDDYYVS, from the coding sequence ATGGCCCAGCCCATCATCGGTATTGATCTTGGCACCACCAATTCCCTGATCTCCGTGTTCGAGGATGGCGCGCCGCGCCTGCTGGCCAATGCGCTGGGGCATTTGCTGACGCCCTCCGTGGTCTCACTGGACGGAGACAAGGTGCTGGTGGGCGAGGCCGCGCGCGACCGCCAGACCACCCACCCCAAGGACACCGCCGCCGCGTTCAAACGCGCCATGGGGACGGACACGAGATTTCAGCTGGGCCGCAAGAAATTGCGGGCCGAGGAACTGTCCTCGCTGGTGCTGCGCAAGCTCAAGGACGACGCCGAGGCGACCCTTGGCCAGACCATCCGCGATGTGGTCGTGTCCGTGCCTGCCTATTTCAATCAGGGCCAGCGTCAGGCCACCATGGCTGCCTGCGCCATGGCCGGCCTGAACGCGGTGCGGCTGGTCAACGAACCGACTGCGGCGGCGCTGGCATACGGCTTGCAGGACCGCGACGGCGAAAGCCAGTTTCTGGTCTTCGACCTTGGCGGCGGCACCTTTGACGTGACCGTGCTGGAGCATTTCGACGGTGTGATGGAGGTCAAGGCCTCGTCCGGCGATGCCTTTCTGGGCGGCGAGGATTTCTCGGAAGCATTGGCCAAGGCGATGGCGGACAAGATCGGGACCCCGTGGGCCAAGCTGGGCAAGGACGCCCAGCAACAGCTGCGCTTGCAAGCCGATGTGGCCAAACGGCATCTGAGCGGCAAGGATGACTTCGAAGCCCGCCTGAAACTTGACGGCGCGCACCACACCCTCAGCCTCAGCCGCGCCGATTTCGAGACCGCCTGCGCCCCGCTGATCAAACGCCTGCACCGCCCGATCGAGCGGTGTTTCTACGACACCGGCCTTGATACCGACGCGCTGGACCGCGTCATTCTGGTGGGCGGTGCCACCCGTATGCCGATGATCCGCCAGATGGTCGCGCGCCAGTTCAAGCGGCTGCCCGAAATGACCATCGACCCGGATCATGCCGTGGCGCTTGGCGCTGCCGTGCAGGCCGCCCTTGTGGCCGAAGACCGCGCACTCGAAGACGTGGTGATGACCGATGTTTCGCCCTTTTCCGTCGGCATCGAAACCGCAACCAAGCTGAAGAACGGCACCGTCATCGGCGGCTTCTTCCAACCGATCATCGAACGCAACACACCCCTGCCCGCGTCGCGGCAGGACAGCTTTTCAACGATGGACGACAACCAGACCCAACTGCGCGTCGACATCTATCAGGGCGAGGCCCCCAAGGTCGGCGACAACGTGCATCTGGGCCAGTTCAATCTGGACGTCCCCAAGGGCAAGGCCGGCCACGAAGGCATGTTCGTGCGCATCACCTATGATCCCTCGGGCCTGATCGAGGTCGAGGCCACGTCGATCACCACCGCCAAAAAGGCCAGTCTGGTCATCCGCGACAACGTGTCGAACCTGACCGAGGCGGACATCGCCAAGCGCCTGAAACAGATGCAGGCGTTCAAGATGCACCCGCGCGAGGACGAGGAAAACACCGCCTTTCTGGCCCGCATCCGGCGGCTGTACGAAATGGCCAGCGGCGACGACCGGCATCTGCTGCAAGGTATGCTGATGGAGTTCGAAGGCGCGCTCGAAGGGCAGGACCCCGCCGAGATTTCACGGATGCGCGGGGATATGGGCGGAACACTGGACCGGATCGACGACTATTATGTCTCCTAG